From a region of the Alnus glutinosa chromosome 1, dhAlnGlut1.1, whole genome shotgun sequence genome:
- the LOC133873267 gene encoding 3-isopropylmalate dehydratase large subunit, chloroplastic-like produces the protein MASSTITLTPTSFILNKKDLGFSAFSAPSLFSIPKCRRTVSKKICSVMTPQQSERKPSTTGSVKTAMTMTEKIFARASEKTQLSPGENVWVNVDILMTHDVCGPGSIGIFKKEFGENAKVWDREKIVIIPDHYIFTSDERANRNVDILRDFCMEQNIKYFYDIKDLGNFKANPDYKGVCHIALAQEGHCRPGEVLLGTDSHTCTAGAFGQFATGIGNTDAGFVLGAGKLLLKVPPTLRFVLDGEMPSYLLAKDLILQIIGEISVSGATYKSMEFVGTTVESLTMEERMTLCNMVVEAGGKNGVVPADSTTFKYLEDKTSVAYEPVYSDEQARFLSEYRFDVSKLEPLVAKPHSPDNRALARECKDVKIDRVYIGSCTGGKTEDFMAAAKVFLASGKKVKVPTFLVPATQKVWMDVYGLEVPGSGGKTCSQIFEEAGCDTPASPSCGACLGGPKDTYARMNEPMVCVSTTNRNFPGRMGHKEGQIYLASPYTAAASALTGYVTDPREFLL, from the exons ATGGCTTCCTCTACCATTACTCTAACACCCACATCTTTCATCCTCAACAAG AAAGATTTGGGGTTCTCTGCTTTTTCGGCACCGTCACTATTTTCCATTCCGAAATGCAGGAGAACGGTTTCCAAGAAAATTTGTTCGGTCATGACACCGCAGCAATCGGAACGCAAGCCTTCCACCACTGGCTCA GTCAAGACTGCGATGACGATGACCGAGAAGATATTTGCCAGGGCTTCCGAGAAAACCCAGTTGAGCCCCGGTGAGAATGTGTGGGTGAATGTTGACATTTTGATGACCCATGATGTTTGTGGCCCAGGTTCGATCGGAATCTTCAAGAAAGAATTCGGAGAGAACGCCAAG GTTTGGGACCGGGAAAAGATTGTAATAATACCCGACCATTACATATTCACGAGTGATGAACGTGCAAACCGTAACGTGGATATATTGAGGGATTTCTGCATGGAGCAAAATATCAAGTACTTTTATGATATTAAAGATCTTGGTAATTTTAAG GCTAACCCAGATTACAAAGGTGTATGCCATATTGCTCTTGCGCAAGAAGGTCATTGCAGGCCTGGAGAG GTCCTACTGGGTACAGACTCTCACACTTGTACAGCTGGAGCGTTTGGCCAATTCGCTACTGGAATTGGCAATACTGATGCAGGTTTTGTGTTGGGCGCTGGGAAGCTGCTGCTCAAG GTGCCCCCAACTCTTAGATTTGTGTTGGATGGTGAAATGCCAAGTTATTTGCTTGCAAAAGATTTGATTTTACAA ATTATTGGTGAGATATCTGTATCTGGCGCGACATATAAATCTATGGAGTTTGTTGGCACAACTGTTGAAAGTTTAACT ATGGAAGAAAGGATGACATTATGCAACATGGTTGTTGAAGCTGGGGGAAAGAATGGTGTTGTTCCTGCTGATAGCACTACATTTAAGTACCTTGAG GATAAGACCTCTGTGGCCTATGAACCAGTTTATAGTGATGAACAGGCAAG ATTTCTTTCTGAGTACAGATTTGATGTCTCAAAACTGGAACCGCTGGTAGCAAAG CCTCACTCTCCTGATAATCGGGCTTTAGCAAGAGAATGCAAAGATGTGAAAATTGACAGAGTATATATCGGATCTTGTACAGGAGGAAAAACAGAGGACTTTATGGCTGCAGCCAAAGTTTTCCTAGCTTCA GGCAAAAAGGTCAAAGTTCCCACATTTCTCGTCCCTGCAACCCAAAAG GTTTGGATGGACGTATATGGTCTTGAAGTACCAGGATCTGGTGGCAAGACTTGCTCCCAGATATTTGAGGAAGCTGGTTGTGACACACCGGCAAGTCCTAGTTGTGGTGCTTGTTTGGGTGGCCCTAAAGACACTTATGCACGCATGAATGAACCTATG GTCTGTGTGTCAACAACAAACAGAAACTTTCCAGGCCGAATGGGACACAAAGAAGGCCAGATATATCTTGCTTCTCCATATACTGCAGCAGCATCTGCTTTGACGGGTTATGTTACCGATCCAAGGGAGTTCTTGCTGTAG